In the genome of Salmo trutta chromosome 18, fSalTru1.1, whole genome shotgun sequence, one region contains:
- the LOC115152963 gene encoding palmitoyltransferase akr1 isoform X1: MLPMPSVDGDIFDCVQRGNVEHCAHIIQHDRSILKEKGWGGFSPLHFASLHGNRAMVDMLLSNGADPNLTCDAGMTAFHFACRHGNVYVMHQMMQHGADLRMVDHQGKTALHHGVCGGNIVAMQYLWETGMFRWCDGDMYDVTPLHLAADTGNTEVVRYLLRGKRCMVETVDEDGLTAVHVAAERGCVEVCWTLLQRSGFRMLHLKTYSGHTPLDLCRQGKTFRHLQLTKLLTRYMREPPFNKPDESHLLYYWTLFFPCLIGGAILIIATMLGGYGGITCAVLFPWLARSIFSQFHRMTTYQRLANPVYLGTVIAGLFHSLVCFYYRILPPSLWGDGVLGHVSLVQFSVVLVLFWMVLTQDPGELGPGDADPRYSSITDLLENNQNPQRFCIYCELFQPDHTKHCKLCDVCVRDYDHHCLFLNRCVGGGNHRLFIIFILSMATAHLLFVAVATYHLYVVVVSLEDQSLVRAVAAQFWVVSLTIMNVLTILWEVWLLTEQFDAIAIGTTTYFKPTCETRPRSLGQRWTTVLTFLLEGRRRLDYGLTGDKISIDI; this comes from the exons ATGCTTCCAATGCCTAGTGTCGATGGGGACATTTTTGACTGTGTTCAACGAGGGAACGTTGAACATTGTGCACATATCATTCAACATGATCGATCTATCCTCAAAGAGAAAG gttgGGGTGGTTTTAGTCCTCTCCACTTTGCGTCCCTACATGGTAACCGTGCCATGGTTGACATGTTGCTAAGCAACGGAGCTGACCCCAACCTGACCTGTGATGCAGGAATGACGGCCTTCCATTTCGCCTGCAG GCATGGTAATGTATACGTGATGCACCAGATGATGCAGCATGGAGCTGACCTGCGCATGGTAGACCATCAGGGAAAAACCGCCTTACACCATGGAGTATGTGGAGGGAacat TGTAGCGATGCAGTACCTGTGGGAGACAGGAATGTTTAGGTGGTGTGATGGAGACATGTACGATGTTACACCTCTACACCTGGCTGCTGATACTGGCAACACTGAGGTGGTCCGTTACCTGCTCCGAGGAAAG aggTGTATGGTGGAGACTGTGGATGAGGATGGGTTGACAGCGGTCCATGTGGCAGCTGAGAGGGGCTGTGTAGAGGTGTGTTGGACGCTGTTACAGAGATCCGGCTTCAGGATGCTACACTTGAAGACCTATAGCGGACACACGCCTCTGGACCTCTGCAGGCAGGGAAAGACATTCAG ACACTTGCAGCTGACCAAACTACTGACCCGCTACATGAGGGAGCCACCATTCAACAAACCTGACGAGTCCCACC TCCTTTACTACTGGACGTTATTCTTCCCATGTCTGATTGGAGGAGCTATTCTGATTATCGCAACAATGTTGGGGGGCTACGGAGGGATAACGTGCGCCGTGCTCTTCCCCTGGCTGGCCAGGAGTATATTTTCCCAGTTCCACCGCATGACGACCTACCAGAG gttggCCAACCCCGTCTACCTAGGGACTGTGATAGCTGGATTGTTCCACTCTCTAGTCTGCTTCTACTACAGAATACTACCGCCTA GCTTGTGGGGTGATGGTGTTCTGGGTCATGTGTCACTGGTCCAGTTCTCTGTGGTTCTGGTCTTGTTCTGGATGGTTCTAACCCAGGATCCTGGAGAGTTGGGACCGGGAGATGCAGATCCTCGCTACTCCTCCATAACAGACCTGCTGGAGAACAACCAGAATCCTCAGAGGTTCTGCATCTACTGTGAG tTGTTCCAGCCAGACCATACTAAACACTGTAaattgtgtgatgtgtgtgtgagggattaCGACCACCACTGCCTGTTCCTGAACCGCTGTGTTGGGGGTGGCAACCACCGCCTCTTCATCATCTTTATCCTCTCCATGGCCACAGCACACCTCCTTTTCGTTGCTGTGGCAACTTACCACCTGTATGTGGTCGTGGTGTCCCTCGAGGACCAGTCATTGGTTAGGGCAGTAGCTGCACAGTTCTGGGTGGTCTCCTTGACGATAATGAACGTTCTGACAATCCTTTGGGAGGTGTGGTTGTTGACGGAACAGTTTGACGCCATCGCCATTGGGACTACCACCTACTTCAAACCTACCTGTGAGACTCGGCCACGGTCGCTAGGACAACGCTGGACAACGGTGCTTACATTCCTATTGGAGGGGAGGAGACGGTTAGATTATGGACTCACAGGGGACAAGATCTCCATAGACATTTAG
- the LOC115152963 gene encoding protein S-acyltransferase 24 isoform X2, whose translation MLQQKRTQPHERPAVCSTQNNRHGNVYVMHQMMQHGADLRMVDHQGKTALHHGVCGGNIVAMQYLWETGMFRWCDGDMYDVTPLHLAADTGNTEVVRYLLRGKRCMVETVDEDGLTAVHVAAERGCVEVCWTLLQRSGFRMLHLKTYSGHTPLDLCRQGKTFRHLQLTKLLTRYMREPPFNKPDESHLLYYWTLFFPCLIGGAILIIATMLGGYGGITCAVLFPWLARSIFSQFHRMTTYQRLANPVYLGTVIAGLFHSLVCFYYRILPPSLWGDGVLGHVSLVQFSVVLVLFWMVLTQDPGELGPGDADPRYSSITDLLENNQNPQRFCIYCELFQPDHTKHCKLCDVCVRDYDHHCLFLNRCVGGGNHRLFIIFILSMATAHLLFVAVATYHLYVVVVSLEDQSLVRAVAAQFWVVSLTIMNVLTILWEVWLLTEQFDAIAIGTTTYFKPTCETRPRSLGQRWTTVLTFLLEGRRRLDYGLTGDKISIDI comes from the exons atgttacagCAGAAACGGACTCAACCGCACGAACGCCCGGCTGTTTGTTCCACACAAAATAACAG GCATGGTAATGTATACGTGATGCACCAGATGATGCAGCATGGAGCTGACCTGCGCATGGTAGACCATCAGGGAAAAACCGCCTTACACCATGGAGTATGTGGAGGGAacat TGTAGCGATGCAGTACCTGTGGGAGACAGGAATGTTTAGGTGGTGTGATGGAGACATGTACGATGTTACACCTCTACACCTGGCTGCTGATACTGGCAACACTGAGGTGGTCCGTTACCTGCTCCGAGGAAAG aggTGTATGGTGGAGACTGTGGATGAGGATGGGTTGACAGCGGTCCATGTGGCAGCTGAGAGGGGCTGTGTAGAGGTGTGTTGGACGCTGTTACAGAGATCCGGCTTCAGGATGCTACACTTGAAGACCTATAGCGGACACACGCCTCTGGACCTCTGCAGGCAGGGAAAGACATTCAG ACACTTGCAGCTGACCAAACTACTGACCCGCTACATGAGGGAGCCACCATTCAACAAACCTGACGAGTCCCACC TCCTTTACTACTGGACGTTATTCTTCCCATGTCTGATTGGAGGAGCTATTCTGATTATCGCAACAATGTTGGGGGGCTACGGAGGGATAACGTGCGCCGTGCTCTTCCCCTGGCTGGCCAGGAGTATATTTTCCCAGTTCCACCGCATGACGACCTACCAGAG gttggCCAACCCCGTCTACCTAGGGACTGTGATAGCTGGATTGTTCCACTCTCTAGTCTGCTTCTACTACAGAATACTACCGCCTA GCTTGTGGGGTGATGGTGTTCTGGGTCATGTGTCACTGGTCCAGTTCTCTGTGGTTCTGGTCTTGTTCTGGATGGTTCTAACCCAGGATCCTGGAGAGTTGGGACCGGGAGATGCAGATCCTCGCTACTCCTCCATAACAGACCTGCTGGAGAACAACCAGAATCCTCAGAGGTTCTGCATCTACTGTGAG tTGTTCCAGCCAGACCATACTAAACACTGTAaattgtgtgatgtgtgtgtgagggattaCGACCACCACTGCCTGTTCCTGAACCGCTGTGTTGGGGGTGGCAACCACCGCCTCTTCATCATCTTTATCCTCTCCATGGCCACAGCACACCTCCTTTTCGTTGCTGTGGCAACTTACCACCTGTATGTGGTCGTGGTGTCCCTCGAGGACCAGTCATTGGTTAGGGCAGTAGCTGCACAGTTCTGGGTGGTCTCCTTGACGATAATGAACGTTCTGACAATCCTTTGGGAGGTGTGGTTGTTGACGGAACAGTTTGACGCCATCGCCATTGGGACTACCACCTACTTCAAACCTACCTGTGAGACTCGGCCACGGTCGCTAGGACAACGCTGGACAACGGTGCTTACATTCCTATTGGAGGGGAGGAGACGGTTAGATTATGGACTCACAGGGGACAAGATCTCCATAGACATTTAG
- the LOC115152963 gene encoding palmitoyltransferase akr1 isoform X3, whose product MDVAMQYLWETGMFRWCDGDMYDVTPLHLAADTGNTEVVRYLLRGKRCMVETVDEDGLTAVHVAAERGCVEVCWTLLQRSGFRMLHLKTYSGHTPLDLCRQGKTFRHLQLTKLLTRYMREPPFNKPDESHLLYYWTLFFPCLIGGAILIIATMLGGYGGITCAVLFPWLARSIFSQFHRMTTYQRLANPVYLGTVIAGLFHSLVCFYYRILPPSLWGDGVLGHVSLVQFSVVLVLFWMVLTQDPGELGPGDADPRYSSITDLLENNQNPQRFCIYCELFQPDHTKHCKLCDVCVRDYDHHCLFLNRCVGGGNHRLFIIFILSMATAHLLFVAVATYHLYVVVVSLEDQSLVRAVAAQFWVVSLTIMNVLTILWEVWLLTEQFDAIAIGTTTYFKPTCETRPRSLGQRWTTVLTFLLEGRRRLDYGLTGDKISIDI is encoded by the exons ATGGA TGTAGCGATGCAGTACCTGTGGGAGACAGGAATGTTTAGGTGGTGTGATGGAGACATGTACGATGTTACACCTCTACACCTGGCTGCTGATACTGGCAACACTGAGGTGGTCCGTTACCTGCTCCGAGGAAAG aggTGTATGGTGGAGACTGTGGATGAGGATGGGTTGACAGCGGTCCATGTGGCAGCTGAGAGGGGCTGTGTAGAGGTGTGTTGGACGCTGTTACAGAGATCCGGCTTCAGGATGCTACACTTGAAGACCTATAGCGGACACACGCCTCTGGACCTCTGCAGGCAGGGAAAGACATTCAG ACACTTGCAGCTGACCAAACTACTGACCCGCTACATGAGGGAGCCACCATTCAACAAACCTGACGAGTCCCACC TCCTTTACTACTGGACGTTATTCTTCCCATGTCTGATTGGAGGAGCTATTCTGATTATCGCAACAATGTTGGGGGGCTACGGAGGGATAACGTGCGCCGTGCTCTTCCCCTGGCTGGCCAGGAGTATATTTTCCCAGTTCCACCGCATGACGACCTACCAGAG gttggCCAACCCCGTCTACCTAGGGACTGTGATAGCTGGATTGTTCCACTCTCTAGTCTGCTTCTACTACAGAATACTACCGCCTA GCTTGTGGGGTGATGGTGTTCTGGGTCATGTGTCACTGGTCCAGTTCTCTGTGGTTCTGGTCTTGTTCTGGATGGTTCTAACCCAGGATCCTGGAGAGTTGGGACCGGGAGATGCAGATCCTCGCTACTCCTCCATAACAGACCTGCTGGAGAACAACCAGAATCCTCAGAGGTTCTGCATCTACTGTGAG tTGTTCCAGCCAGACCATACTAAACACTGTAaattgtgtgatgtgtgtgtgagggattaCGACCACCACTGCCTGTTCCTGAACCGCTGTGTTGGGGGTGGCAACCACCGCCTCTTCATCATCTTTATCCTCTCCATGGCCACAGCACACCTCCTTTTCGTTGCTGTGGCAACTTACCACCTGTATGTGGTCGTGGTGTCCCTCGAGGACCAGTCATTGGTTAGGGCAGTAGCTGCACAGTTCTGGGTGGTCTCCTTGACGATAATGAACGTTCTGACAATCCTTTGGGAGGTGTGGTTGTTGACGGAACAGTTTGACGCCATCGCCATTGGGACTACCACCTACTTCAAACCTACCTGTGAGACTCGGCCACGGTCGCTAGGACAACGCTGGACAACGGTGCTTACATTCCTATTGGAGGGGAGGAGACGGTTAGATTATGGACTCACAGGGGACAAGATCTCCATAGACATTTAG